The segment AAGAGACTGTTTCTTGTTCTTCTGCGGAATCGGAATATAGGGCCATGGCTGAGGCTGTCAAAGAAATGATTTGGTTTCGGAACCTTCTGCAAGATCTTTGGGTCGACAATCCAGGTCCAGCTCCTCTGTTCTGCGACAACACcgctgccattcacattgccaATAACGCCGTGTTTCATGAAAGAACCAAACACGTTGAACGTGATTGCCATGTTGTTCGTGAGCGGGTTAAGTCAGGTATGATCAAGACTCTACACGTCCGTTCGGAGAATCAGCTAGCCGACATTTTAACTAAACCTCTTTACCCTGGTCCCTTCCGTCATCTATTAAGCAAGATGGAGTTCATCAACTTATATGctccatcttgagggggaattttggtttattttggtttatcaTTATTTATTGGTTTAGTTAAATGTATATATTACATCCGGTTTGTCCCGGTTAGCTGAGTAGCATCAAGTGTATATACGTGATCATTTGGTCACACATAAAAGTTAACAGAAAGTTTCCttattttgtcttcttctttctgtCATGCGATCCTCGTTTTCTCCATGATAGCTTGAGCAAGAAGCTCCAATTTCTGTTcgtttgttttactaaaaataaCAGTATATACCAGTTCAACCCTCTTGTGCTAGGATTTCGATCATAAAGATTTGTAAAAGCCAGACCTGGCGATAAAATACATTTAGTTAGACCCATCTGAATTTCAGAAAGACATTACAAATATTGTTTTGTGTGAAACTATACATATTGACAATTTTAATCTAGAACCCTCGCAAATATTCGGCTCTAAACTAATAGGCCTAATAACGGCCCAAAATTCATAAATTTGGGCCGTATCATTTCACCTCTCCTCATTTGACCCTCTGTCTTCGTgagttcatcttcttcctcaagcAAATAAACAGAGATCAAACAATTCAGTCCAATGAAAGCGAAAGAGAACCATCGCTCTCGATGTCAAACCGGAATTATCTCCCGATCGCCGCGCCGGAATCCGCCTCCTTCCGACCGCGGCGTCTCGGAGAGTAATCATATCTCCTCTTCTACCTCTTGACTGCCGTTTATTAACTAAGTTTTGACTATGCTTGAATAAGATTGGATTATATTCTAttcgaaaaagaaaagagaggtgAAAATGTTAACATGATCATGTACAAGGCCGGCGAGGTCTCATCCGCCGACTCTAGTCGTCTCTTCCTTtcgtatttttttaaattaaaatgagATAAATAAGAATAGTCGTCTCTCTGACTTgtctagaagaagaagatgataagtCAACAAAACAAATGGAGCCATTGATTCCACGCTGCTTCCCCTTTGTGACTGAGAAtgctaattatatatatttaattaaactcttcttcctctgttctgACCTTTTCTCCGTCTCTTATTTTACCAAGTCTTCCTTCTTGTCCCCACCATAGTTGCAATCCTTGAAgtctttcatcttttttttcttgtgcgtcttatttggtgtatattcttgatttccttttttttttttcataaaggTCTTGTTTTCTGCTTGAGAGATTTGATTACTTGTTGTTGAAGACAAATGGGAACTGTTTGTTCATCTGGTTTCAAAGATGATGGTCATGACCATGATGATAAGAAGCTGACTCATCATCATGATAAGAAGCTGAGATCCAccgttgatgatgatgatgataagtcAAGAGGTTTCTCTGGGAAGCTCAAGTCCATGACAAGAAGAAAGACCTCTGATCCGTATTATTCTGACCATTACGGTAGCTCAAGGAGGAAAAGCTCCAAGCCTAATGACAACCACGTCAACTTTTCCGGTGAACTCGGGCCCGTGCCTCCGTTAAGATCAGACTCTACCAAGGTTCTTATGTTTGTTAATATGTAATTAATATGAATCATAATACTGTTTTATTGGGAACATGatcatatgaaatttttttctttctttttttgtttacctCAGTTTATGCAGAGGAACTCGTTTCTGGGAAGGGCAGGGGTTATGGGGCTAGAGAAGGCGGTTGGAGTAATAGACACGCTAGGGAGCAGCATGTCTGGTATGAACCCGGTCAACGGGTTCCACTCGGGTGTTCTATCGTCGTCTCGTGGTCGCAAAGTCACTATATTGGCATTCGAAGTGGCCAACACGATAGCTAAAGGTGCTGCTTTGCTTCAATCCCTCTCTGAAGAGAGTCTCAAGCTTATGAAAAAGGATATGTTGCGTTCCAAGGGTGTTAAGAAGTTGGTTTCTACTGACACCATAGAGTTGCAAATTCTTGCTGCTTCTGACAAAAGGTTTTGCTAATTTCTACTTTATCTccatttgtttatattttattctttatttatttcatatttctCTTTTACAGGGAGGAACTTGATCTTTTCTCTGGAGAGGTTATAAGGTTTGGCAATATGTGCAAAGACCTACAGTGGCACAATCTTGATAGATATTTTAACAAGTAACTCTTCGTCGAGCAAATCTTTGTACAATGTGTTTTAGTCACTTGCATGCAAGTTGGAATTTTCATTGTATCCGGGTCTATAACGTTTCAGGCTTGACACAGAGAACTCGGAGCATATAGTGCTCAAAGATGAGGCAGAGACAGCGATGCACGAGCTCGTCACTCTTGCCCGTTTCACTTctgtatgttttgttttgtttttgttttccctTCACTTCCAAACATATTCGTACATGACTCATTCTCATGTTGAAAGTTGCATTGAACTGTCAGGAATTATATCACGAGTGGCAAGCTTTGGATAGGTTTGAACAAGATTACAGGAGAAAGCTCGCAGAAGTGGAGTCTTTAAACCTTTCTAGGAGAGGTTGGTCTCTCTCTAGCTATTTATTCGATCAGCTCTACACTCTTTCTAGGACTCCCAGTTACATTTTCTTATCATACATGTAGGAGAGAGTATCGTCATCTTACAAAATGAACTGAAACAACAGAGGAAACTCGTGcggagcttgaagaagaagtCGCTCTGGTCCCGGAATCTGGGAGAGGCAAGTGATTATTGAATTGctgtgttttatttatattccaGTTATTTATAATAACTATCTTCTTCTGCTGCAGATCATTGAGAAGCTTGTGGATGTGGTTTGCTATATACGTCAAACGATTGTGGAAGTTTTTGGCAACAACGGTAATGGTTCTTTGCGCTTCTGGTCCTGTGATTATGACCGTACTTGTATAAAATCATGGATTAAAGACACTATAAACCAACAATAGGTCTAAAAGCCAATGAAGGGAAGCAGGGAAGAGAACGATTAGGTGAAGCCGGTCTTTCGTTGCACTATGCTAATCTAATCCAACAAATTGATAGTATTGTAAGCTTCCAGCAGTGATGTTCTTCTGATATCAAGAATGGATTTGTGTTCTCTGGTTGAAactgatattttaaaatttctaggCGTCTCGACCTTCATCACTTCCTTCTAATGTAAGGGACACGCTGTACAATGCATTACCTGTTTATGTCAAGACAGCTCTTCGTCCTCGCCTACAATCTCTTGATCCTGATGAAGAGGTTTGTTCGAAAATATCTATTTATAATATTGCTGCTATTCATGCATTGTTTGGTTCTGTTTCTTTCTTGTTGCCAAACTTGTGTGTTTCTTCAGCTTTCAGTATCTGAGATCAAAGCTGAAATGGAGAAGTCGCTTAAATGGCTTGTCCCATTCGCCACAAACACCACCAAGTAAGCTTTCCTTCATCACCGTTCTTGTTTCAACATCCTTGTGCGTGTTTGTCATAACCTGTAATCTATTTCCGCAGGGCACATCAAGGCTTCGGGTGGGTGGGCGAGTGGGCAAATTCAAAGTAAGTCTCCCTCTTTCCCTCTCTAACAACTGAAGTTTTGATTCTGATCTTGAAACTTGTGGAAAACAGGATAGAGTTTGGGAAGAGTAAAAGCGAGAACAACGGGAATCCAACACGGCTTCAGACACTTCACCACGCGGATAAACCAAAAGTTGATTCGTATGTACTTGAACTCGTTGTATGGCTTCATCGACTAATAAAGTCATCAAAGAAACGAGTTCACGGCGTTAAGCTTCCAGAAACCACCAACCATGGCTCTCAGcccaacaacataaccatctcCAATACGCAACTATCTCTCTCCCCTGACTTCACCTATAAAAAACAACTCTCTCTAGAGGACAGGATGCTGTTGGACAGTGTAAAAAGCATAAGATTTGGTCCTAACCTAAGTAAGAGCCAAGAGTTCGTCggcctgaagaagaagaagaagaacaagaaaggaATCAAGATATGGGCGCTGAGCAGAAGTACAGGTAACTCTCCAAAAGTCAATCTTTCAGGTACGAACTCTTCTAGTGATTTGGATGTCCTTGATGGTTTGAATTTCGCTTTCCGACAAGCGGTTTGAGAAAGCCGGTTTTTGATACAATCTTCtgtatttatatattcttaCCATTTTTGTACAAAGCACACAGCATAAGGATACAACAGTAATGTAATAGTTGAAACAGAACAAATACACACACTATGGTTGGTTTAGTTGGATTTATGTTTCAGCTCAACTGTTTTCTTTGTTTCCATCAACTCCTCAGACAACCTTAAAGAAGCTAACTACTCCACTTTGGTATGTCTATAAGATATGATGCTTAGTCAACCGGAAAATGCACTTGAaaagaactaaaaaaaaaataaacatgaaaTTCGCCAAAAGCCA is part of the Brassica rapa cultivar Chiifu-401-42 chromosome A09, CAAS_Brap_v3.01, whole genome shotgun sequence genome and harbors:
- the LOC103840306 gene encoding uncharacterized protein LOC103840306, whose translation is MGTVCSSGFKDDGHDHDDKKLTHHHDKKLRSTVDDDDDKSRGFSGKLKSMTRRKTSDPYYSDHYGSSRRKSSKPNDNHVNFSGELGPVPPLRSDSTKFMQRNSFLGRAGVMGLEKAVGVIDTLGSSMSGMNPVNGFHSGVLSSSRGRKVTILAFEVANTIAKGAALLQSLSEESLKLMKKDMLRSKGVKKLVSTDTIELQILAASDKREELDLFSGEVIRFGNMCKDLQWHNLDRYFNKLDTENSEHIVLKDEAETAMHELVTLARFTSELYHEWQALDRFEQDYRRKLAEVESLNLSRRGESIVILQNELKQQRKLVRSLKKKSLWSRNLGEIIEKLVDVVCYIRQTIVEVFGNNGLKANEGKQGRERLGEAGLSLHYANLIQQIDSIASRPSSLPSNVRDTLYNALPVYVKTALRPRLQSLDPDEELSVSEIKAEMEKSLKWLVPFATNTTKAHQGFGWVGEWANSKIEFGKSKSENNGNPTRLQTLHHADKPKVDSYVLELVVWLHRLIKSSKKRVHGVKLPETTNHGSQPNNITISNTQLSLSPDFTYKKQLSLEDRMLLDSVKSIRFGPNLSKSQEFVGLKKKKKNKKGIKIWALSRSTGNSPKVNLSGTNSSSDLDVLDGLNFAFRQAV